In one Fluviispira vulneris genomic region, the following are encoded:
- a CDS encoding response regulator, whose product MIDSESKFWKIPYYLIKKRVLVIICFVSIYILTIEKNFFSDNFIFYIDTINAWIITITYFLFNLVHQSGRKNYLLFSKIVAILAFFSWMTVILSLSENELYKKLNILVEQIPIIIIFITIIHSKINYNIKIERLEPWMTAIIYLTTPLIFLINFQIFFKNNSFDFVESFLKTYIYLIAFLHSYTAFRFEYSRLEALKDEMEKKSIDISKVSESMKETTRIKGEFLANMSHELRTPLNGILGSASLLVDTKLNQEQRGYLEILRACGNNLLVIINEILDFSKIEANKLELEHIPFEINSCVENVLELLAPAAASQETEIIYHIDAKVPLKVVGDLTRIQQILTHLTDNAIKFTKNGYTFITVNAKVDDLGKINLMFDVEDTGSGISKKNIAKIFQTFSQVDDSSTRKYGGTGLGLSIAKRLTEMMHGHISVKSEIDKGSIFSFNVLTENVDSEKYKIDPSPCNLPIHKFFEKKVIYILEKNKILQKSLRLRCEYWGLEAFTAENIQEAQEIPTQVPPTFVLVSIEDFDKNKVREVLIDKYSDNKILFIAVFKNSSHYSPEDKIIPNGYFGNIFKPYRYSILFDILQEASTQSFSGTSIPQKAEEQKVGDIFPLKILVAEDNVVNQKLITNILKKFGYVCDIVANGNEVLEALTRSQYDIIFMDVQMPEMDGLEATRQIIKKYPKSSSRPKILAMTAHARGAEGQVCLDAGMEGYLSKPIDMKELKQILSYWGNIINKMRSTQ is encoded by the coding sequence ATGATTGACAGTGAAAGTAAGTTTTGGAAAATTCCATATTATTTAATCAAAAAAAGAGTACTAGTCATCATTTGCTTTGTTTCGATTTATATATTAACAATCGAAAAGAATTTTTTTAGTGATAATTTTATATTTTATATTGACACAATAAATGCTTGGATCATTACAATTACTTATTTTTTATTTAATTTAGTTCACCAGAGTGGTAGAAAAAATTATTTACTCTTTTCTAAAATTGTTGCAATTTTAGCTTTTTTTAGCTGGATGACAGTTATTTTATCTTTAAGTGAAAATGAACTCTATAAAAAATTAAATATCTTAGTAGAACAAATTCCAATTATAATAATTTTTATCACAATTATTCATAGCAAAATAAATTATAACATAAAAATTGAACGTCTTGAGCCATGGATGACTGCAATTATTTATTTAACCACTCCTTTAATTTTTCTAATAAATTTTCAAATTTTTTTCAAAAATAACTCTTTTGATTTTGTTGAAAGTTTCTTAAAAACATATATTTATCTTATTGCTTTCTTACACTCATATACAGCTTTTCGTTTTGAATATTCACGCCTTGAAGCACTCAAAGATGAAATGGAAAAAAAGAGTATTGACATTTCAAAAGTTTCAGAATCTATGAAAGAAACGACACGGATAAAAGGTGAATTCTTAGCAAATATGAGTCATGAACTGAGGACACCACTCAACGGTATCTTAGGTTCTGCAAGTTTACTTGTCGATACGAAATTAAATCAAGAGCAAAGAGGGTATTTAGAAATTCTACGTGCTTGTGGTAATAACCTACTCGTTATTATCAATGAAATATTAGATTTCTCAAAAATAGAAGCAAATAAACTTGAATTAGAACATATACCATTTGAAATTAATTCCTGTGTCGAAAATGTTTTAGAACTTTTAGCGCCGGCTGCTGCAAGTCAAGAAACTGAAATCATCTATCATATCGATGCAAAAGTTCCGTTAAAAGTCGTAGGAGATCTCACACGCATACAACAAATACTTACACATTTAACAGACAATGCAATTAAATTCACAAAGAATGGATATACTTTTATTACAGTAAATGCCAAAGTCGACGATTTAGGTAAAATCAATCTCATGTTCGACGTTGAAGATACAGGCAGTGGAATTTCTAAGAAAAATATTGCCAAAATATTTCAAACGTTTTCACAGGTCGATGATTCCTCAACTCGAAAATACGGTGGTACAGGGCTTGGTTTAAGTATCGCTAAAAGATTAACAGAAATGATGCATGGACACATAAGTGTAAAAAGTGAGATAGATAAAGGTTCCATTTTTAGTTTCAATGTACTTACAGAAAACGTTGACTCAGAAAAATATAAAATTGACCCTAGTCCATGTAATTTACCGATTCATAAATTTTTTGAAAAAAAAGTGATTTATATTTTAGAGAAAAATAAGATTTTACAGAAGTCATTACGTCTCCGATGCGAATATTGGGGTTTAGAGGCTTTTACAGCTGAAAATATACAAGAAGCACAAGAAATACCTACACAAGTTCCACCAACATTCGTTTTAGTCAGTATTGAAGATTTCGATAAAAATAAAGTGAGAGAAGTGTTAATTGATAAATATTCTGATAATAAGATTTTATTTATCGCCGTATTTAAAAACTCTAGTCATTATTCACCTGAAGATAAAATCATTCCAAATGGATATTTTGGCAATATATTCAAACCTTATCGATATTCAATTTTATTTGATATTTTGCAAGAAGCATCTACTCAAAGTTTTTCTGGTACAAGTATTCCACAGAAGGCAGAAGAGCAAAAAGTTGGTGATATTTTTCCGTTAAAAATATTAGTCGCAGAAGATAATGTGGTAAATCAAAAATTAATAACAAATATTTTAAAAAAATTTGGCTATGTCTGTGACATCGTTGCAAATGGTAATGAGGTTCTTGAAGCACTCACTCGTTCTCAATACGATATAATTTTTATGGATGTCCAAATGCCTGAGATGGATGGGCTTGAAGCAACACGACAGATTATAAAAAAATATCCAAAAAGCAGTTCACGCCCAAAGATATTGGCTATGACTGCTCATGCACGAGGGGCTGAGGGACAAGTTTGTCTGGATGCTGGAATGGAAGGCTATCTTTCTAAACCTATAGATATGAAAGAACTTAAACAAATTCTTTCATATTGGGGAAATATAATAAATAAAATGCGATCCACTCAATGA
- a CDS encoding response regulator: MFAKADRVLNKLEDKTKYFIILSTSTLAITCGLFLNLSYLNNLPEIIISAIFFSSIIVIITIITFLNLKYNFSKKTFSITNLISLAFVIIAISLIYIIKISNILQNENSLITNLLHIFIWYSIAFNSSIIFLKRRTIEEKLEQDRTAISKTKHTIVIITSLLISQFFIIDINVSLCIAIFLPIIILLNELQNLAQSKANNSHILLILFTCFIGACFQLGQIFNPSINSNNISGELTLLICYSMMSLRNYSYLSCEFKNIQKISIGLARKMGELSMMHIEAQKAQIAKENFLATMSHEIRTPVNGIIGHAELLSNSDITDEQQRLLGMITISSKNLMKLIDEVLDLPNLISGNIVLSKEEIDISNLVESVIDVVSPKSFEKGLDLTYFIEPTVPPSIIGDQKRIGQILLNFSNNALKFTDSGEVFIGVTLIDNISEDEVELLFEVKDTGVGIPATKIKKLFKAYSQTDASISRKYGGTGLGLAISAQLIELMGGKIWAESIVGKGTRFVFTLKCKVGKNLPQTNFNIDFLHGVKCLAISENPTMRYILMRRFRQWKMLAKIVRTFEEAQHLSGIEEFQILIVDIVNESKKASMFLKGNQINPTGKIPSIALINLGKYSAPNLHLIANKTITKPLKTDYLARSMKSILEAKPQVKVEETIKIINDMQQNIPVKNLLMETSYPLKILVAEDNPVNQKLIMSILKKLGHNATLAENGALAVEAEKQAQYDLILMDLQMPVMDGLDATRNIIINSKGKIRPIILALTANAMPGDKERCLDAGMDDYLTKPIQIKALIEKIEKWVPQKKPADLNTSDAKLEGTKMPEQTQIILSESDKTIYKILVAEDNLVNQKLIMSILKKMGHTVTLVENGALAVQAALNEKFDIIIMDLQMPIMDGLEASRQIKANNSIQPKPIILALTANAMSGDKERCLSAGMDDYLTKPIQIKILDEALKKWGNKKAA, from the coding sequence ATGTTTGCCAAAGCAGATCGAGTTTTAAATAAACTCGAAGATAAAACCAAATATTTTATCATATTATCTACGTCTACACTTGCTATTACATGCGGATTATTTTTAAATTTAAGTTACTTAAATAATCTTCCTGAAATAATTATTTCAGCCATTTTTTTTAGCAGCATTATTGTCATTATAACAATCATCACATTTTTAAACTTGAAATATAATTTTTCAAAGAAAACATTTAGCATAACAAACCTTATCTCATTAGCATTTGTGATAATCGCTATTTCATTGATTTATATCATAAAGATTTCGAATATATTGCAAAATGAAAATTCCCTAATTACCAATCTACTACATATATTTATTTGGTACTCAATTGCCTTTAATTCATCAATTATTTTTCTAAAAAGAAGGACAATTGAAGAAAAATTGGAACAAGACAGGACTGCAATATCGAAAACAAAGCACACAATAGTAATAATAACTTCACTTTTAATATCACAATTTTTCATTATTGATATAAATGTATCACTTTGCATTGCAATTTTTTTACCTATTATTATATTACTTAATGAATTGCAAAATCTCGCACAGTCCAAAGCAAATAACTCACATATTTTACTTATTTTATTTACTTGCTTTATTGGAGCTTGTTTTCAACTTGGACAAATATTTAATCCAAGCATTAACTCAAATAATATTTCAGGAGAATTAACTCTATTAATATGTTATTCCATGATGAGTTTAAGAAACTATAGCTATTTATCATGTGAGTTTAAAAATATTCAGAAGATTTCTATTGGTCTGGCTAGAAAAATGGGTGAACTGAGTATGATGCACATAGAGGCTCAGAAAGCTCAAATTGCTAAGGAAAATTTTCTAGCCACAATGAGCCATGAAATCAGAACTCCTGTTAATGGAATTATTGGCCATGCAGAACTGCTAAGTAACTCTGATATAACAGACGAGCAACAACGTTTACTTGGTATGATAACAATTAGCAGCAAAAACCTCATGAAATTAATTGACGAAGTGCTCGATTTACCCAATTTAATTTCAGGCAATATTGTTCTAAGTAAAGAAGAAATAGACATATCAAACCTTGTTGAAAGCGTAATAGATGTCGTCAGCCCAAAAAGTTTTGAAAAAGGACTTGATCTTACATATTTTATTGAACCAACCGTACCACCTTCTATAATTGGCGATCAAAAGAGAATTGGACAAATACTTTTAAATTTTAGTAACAATGCTCTTAAATTTACGGACTCTGGAGAAGTTTTTATTGGTGTTACTTTGATCGATAATATCAGCGAGGATGAAGTAGAGTTGCTTTTTGAAGTAAAAGATACAGGAGTTGGAATCCCAGCAACAAAAATTAAAAAATTATTTAAAGCGTATTCTCAGACAGATGCTTCTATATCGAGAAAATATGGAGGTACTGGATTAGGTTTGGCAATTTCTGCGCAATTGATTGAACTTATGGGTGGAAAAATTTGGGCTGAAAGTATTGTTGGAAAAGGGACTCGTTTTGTCTTTACCCTTAAATGCAAAGTTGGAAAAAATTTACCACAAACGAATTTTAATATAGATTTTTTACATGGAGTCAAATGCCTCGCAATTTCCGAAAATCCAACTATGCGCTATATTTTAATGCGTCGCTTTAGACAATGGAAAATGCTTGCAAAGATAGTGAGAACCTTTGAAGAAGCTCAACACCTCAGCGGGATAGAAGAATTTCAAATATTGATTGTTGACATTGTAAATGAAAGTAAAAAAGCAAGTATGTTTTTAAAGGGCAATCAAATAAATCCCACTGGAAAAATACCTTCAATTGCTCTTATTAATTTAGGAAAATATTCGGCACCGAATCTTCATCTCATTGCTAATAAAACAATAACAAAACCATTAAAAACAGATTATCTTGCGAGATCAATGAAATCTATTCTTGAAGCAAAGCCACAAGTTAAAGTTGAAGAAACAATTAAAATTATAAATGATATGCAACAAAATATTCCTGTAAAAAATTTATTAATGGAAACATCTTATCCTCTCAAAATATTAGTTGCAGAAGATAATCCTGTAAATCAAAAGTTGATCATGAGTATTTTGAAAAAATTAGGACACAATGCCACTCTTGCAGAAAATGGAGCACTTGCTGTTGAAGCGGAAAAACAAGCTCAATACGATCTCATTTTAATGGACTTACAAATGCCAGTTATGGATGGACTTGATGCTACAAGAAATATTATCATTAATTCAAAAGGAAAAATAAGACCAATTATTTTGGCCTTAACTGCCAATGCTATGCCTGGTGATAAAGAAAGATGCCTAGATGCAGGGATGGATGATTATTTAACGAAACCAATCCAAATTAAAGCGCTTATAGAAAAAATTGAAAAATGGGTACCACAAAAGAAACCAGCAGACTTAAACACATCTGATGCTAAACTAGAGGGTACAAAAATGCCAGAACAAACACAAATCATTTTAAGCGAAAGTGATAAAACAATTTATAAAATTTTAGTTGCAGAAGATAATCTTGTTAACCAAAAACTTATTATGAGTATTTTAAAAAAGATGGGACATACTGTCACTCTTGTTGAAAACGGCGCTCTTGCTGTTCAAGCTGCACTCAATGAAAAGTTTGATATAATCATTATGGATTTGCAAATGCCCATTATGGATGGACTTGAAGCTTCTAGACAAATAAAAGCCAATAATTCGATTCAACCCAAACCAATAATATTAGCTCTCACTGCAAATGCGATGAGCGGTGATAAAGAAAGATGCTTGAGTGCAGGAATGGATGATTATTTAACTAAACCAATTCAAATTAAAATTTTGGACGAAGCATTAAAGAAATGGGGAAATAAAAAAGCTGCTTAA
- a CDS encoding DUF6901 family protein, whose product MDKIIYKFIFKNGKEVDYKVDLNRVDSNQPTPSLDNVDWTDLDFNKCSVCPLSSQTHKKCPAAIDVQQMMTEFRDVLSTDMVKVSVETQNRFYYKECDAQTGLKALVGLVMATSSCPILKQFKGLAFYHLPFASIEETSFRAISSYLIKQYFIAKNNGVADWELNNFSKFYDIAQNVNECFFERIKVASKADANLNAIVAFSSQSMILSITFDDLLEELRKQMME is encoded by the coding sequence TTGGATAAAATAATTTATAAATTTATTTTTAAGAATGGCAAAGAAGTAGATTATAAAGTTGATTTAAATCGAGTAGATAGCAATCAACCGACTCCTTCACTTGATAATGTTGATTGGACAGATTTAGATTTTAATAAATGCTCGGTTTGTCCTCTCAGTTCTCAAACTCATAAAAAATGTCCAGCAGCTATCGACGTTCAACAGATGATGACTGAGTTTCGTGATGTTTTGTCCACCGATATGGTAAAGGTTTCTGTCGAAACGCAAAATAGATTTTACTACAAAGAATGCGATGCCCAAACAGGTCTAAAAGCTTTGGTTGGGCTTGTTATGGCCACGAGCAGCTGTCCTATTTTAAAACAGTTTAAGGGATTAGCTTTCTATCATTTGCCCTTTGCTTCCATTGAGGAAACATCCTTCAGAGCGATTTCATCCTATTTGATTAAACAATATTTTATTGCAAAAAATAATGGTGTAGCAGACTGGGAATTAAATAATTTCTCGAAATTTTATGACATTGCTCAAAACGTAAATGAATGTTTTTTTGAACGAATAAAAGTTGCGAGTAAAGCAGATGCAAACTTGAATGCAATAGTGGCTTTTTCTTCACAATCCATGATTTTATCAATTACGTTTGATGATCTGCTAGAAGAACTCAGGAAACAAATGATGGAATAA